ctcgataatgataatacatatagtgtaaaccctaagtctgtgtttatattgtacacagttacaagataatttctaattgatatgaaatacaattatgtctcctaaaatatatcaatcagatatcttctacaagtcttccagttttctaactctttccatgcatatctacttttgttttagtctcgatcttctcctgtaaatcagcttcattccttaactgaaaagtcttcccgcacttaagttctgatatgaccttaagttgtgatattaagttccgacttccagtaagttctgatttcagtaagtcctgatttgtcttgttggtaagttctgaaaactaaatacaaatcatattagacatgacatctcaaatatatctaacaaaaaatATCGagaataaaaattttgaaaattagaAAATTGCGATAAAATTTTGTAAGAATTTATTTTTGTCTCTTCCTGCAGAttttgatttgtatgtcaattaACAAGATTCTATACCAAGGTTCTAAAATATCGTAGAAGGGGACttgaaactcaaaatatttcaattttaaacaAGTTCTTAATTTAACCGCGAAATCGAAATAACAAAGCAAGTTTTATTAATATATGTTGTATTATTATAAAACTTAAGATTTGCTACACTCTGATCAATTAGGATTATGTACAATAAATCGCTAGTATAACATATAAATACAAgctaaataaataaatttgactTTCAATGGAGCTCTCGTATTTAACATATATTTATGGCTAAACACAACCATATGTTGAAATGCTTCACAATGTTGCAGCCAAGTTGAAGAGACGCCATGTGCTATATTTAGATACTTTCGACCTAAGAAACCCAGAAGACGACACGAATCATGACTTGGTTCTGGGAGGCGACATGTGTAGTTCAACGCCTCGGACTTAGTTTCCTTATGTCAGTGGAAGCGACGTGTGTTAGAGTTCGAGACGACAAACAATTTAAAGTGTTTCGTAGGTAgtattatttatttttccatGTTGAGCTATATTATTTTGAGCTATATTATTTCTATTACATATTACGTTAAATTAAGTTTTAGAAAATTGTATGAATGTCAAGATATAATTAATTTAATGATTGAGATCTTAATATGTCACTATTATATTTAGTAATAGTTGTGACTAGTGTTTTGTCCCATTTTGAGATTTCtgtttttttttataatatttttgaagattcaactgtacggatgttaaaatatattaaatttaatgatattttaaattttcaaaaaatttaatgatatatatgaattaatttaatttttaaattattttttaaacgAGCTCTCAAATTTCAAGTTCGAATCAAGTCAAATTCACAAATTTTGTGTCGAGCTTAATCAAATTTTGGAATATATTTGGCTCGCTCGATTAACTTAAACAAGCCAATAATTTTGTCCAAACTTAATTTATCTAAATTAAATGAGCCTAGAAGAATCCACTTAAAACGAACCGTGCTCGAATTATATACATGGGTGCTCATTTAGTCGACTCCAGGGAtatttgagtaaataaaaaaaaagtaCATGGAAGTGATCTGGCCATGGATAGCATTATCCATATTCATTCATTTAAAATCCAAACAAGGCCTTTCTTTGCGCATTCCTGAAATTTGAAATGGCTTCTATATCTCTGCACCTGCTTCCACTTGGTAATTTCATTCTTTGATGCCTTCTATTATGATTAGTTCTCAACACCATGAATTATATAATATGCTTTTTTATTCTAATATTCCACTTTTCTTGAATCAGTAATATTAAGTTGAAATTCTTCTACTCACGTTAATTGTTGGTTTTTTATGTTTcactttaattattttttttaggCAATGTTGTAATCATATCATGTTATGAGCCACATTAACTCTGTTGTACACCTCTATTGCTTTGTTTGTATGCCTGTTAGATTACGACCTTTTCTAAAATCTTAAGGAGTTAGATCATTTTAAGTTTAGGGGATTAAGTTTGGATACTCTCTTGAATTGCTAACATTCGGTAGATCAGCGAATAGGGATTATGATGTAAATTTAGTATGTATAAATCAATCACAATGAGATTATGTATACAAACGTGTCATTATTCAATCAAAAAAGAAGAAAAGTTAGATAGAAATAACACAATTAACAAGAATCTAATGTAGTGTATATGAGACTTATGAAGGAAATTAGATCACTGCTTTCTACAGATGTTCGGCTAAAATCGTGGGGTTTTGTAtgattgattttaaaattgaattTATTTACTATTGATAGTGGCAATTTAAGTACATTATTTTTACTTAGATGTGGATCTGTAGCTGTTGTAGAACATAAGTACATTGTACAGGTTCTAGTGTCTTGAAATATAACACTGACGAGTTTTATTATTTAGGTGATACAAAAGTGTATTTGATCTTGTAGCTCAATTCGTAATATTACAGCCGCCTTTTGAAAATAGACAAATAACTAAAGAAGAAATAAGTTTTGAGTGATAGCTATATTTTTTTTTCCAGTAACACTGGATTCTTTCTACCAGATTAGCTGTTTAACTTGGAGAATGTAAATCTGTGGCAGGTTATATAGTTTTACTATATCTAAGAATTGTGTTCCTAAAACCGTCGTTTACCACTTGTGTAGGATCTATGTGTTCTAAACAATTTTCTGCCTGTCATCAAATTGCTAGAGGCAAACTACAATGCATGAATATGCGGTGCTTGAGTTCAGAACTAGAAAGAAAACCTTCACAGGAAACTGATGTTGAATATGAGGTGTCAGTGGTGACACGTCGGAGTATGATTGGTTTAGCTTTGGGGGTTTCTAGCAATTTATTGTACTCATCTAATGCCAAGTCAGCAGGTTTGCCCCCAGAGGATAAACCAATGTTATGTGATGAAGAGTGTCAAAAAGAGCTTGAAAATGTATGGTGAGGTTAATTAGCTCTCTCGAATTTATTATTTTCTGTTCAGACAATTCTCATGGATACCTGTTGTTTTGACCTCTATTATGAAATATGATTTAAAAACATCTGATGACATGAATTTATAACAAAATGCATAATATAGTCGTGTTTCTCGACGAAGTATATGTGTCTAAAGTAATGCTCTAGCTTCTAAACCTGAGTGAATGTCGCTGTCATGTCTGTTCACCTAGCGCTTTAAAGACTAGTTAACACCAAAGCAGATGTCCTCACTCTGTGTCAAAGACCAAATTACATACAATATTGAGCAATCACTAGAATTCCATTTTTCATTAAATTTGAATATGCCTTGTTGCAATAACTTATGCTGTTGATTGGTCACCGCATTTTTTATTTATATACAACGGTTTTCTTGACTTGCAATTGAGTATGCTGATTCCAAAATGGTTTAATATTCTTCATATTCCTGCTTGGTCCCCCGGCACGGTGGAGGTTCCATAGCGTTTTCATCTAAAAGCCTTCATGTACACAGTGTCCAGTGGGTACGTATTGACCTCTGTAGATGACACAGTTACAATATATTAAGAAAACTTGTATTATTTTGAAGGCACCCATGATAACCACAGAGTCAGGCTTGCAGTATAAAGATATAAAAGTTGGTGCAGGCCCTAGTCCCCCTGTTGGATTTCAGGTATGTTATCTAATAGTATAATAATTAAGACATGGATGAGTAAAAACTTTAAGAAGTTGCTTGGTTCAGTAAAGACTTTAAAATAAATAATGAGATTGAAAAAAATAACTTTTGTTACATATCTTGTTGCAGTAGCAGCGCAGTACTTAACTACGATACTCGCATATCATGATATGTCATATATGCATCAATAAACTAAACATAGTCAGTATGAACTTATTGTGATTCAATTCCTGACATCAAGATAAAAAGTACCTACTGCCAATCATCGGCAGTTCTGGTGGAGATGGTAATGTTGTAGTAGCCTGTTAACAAAGATAATGCATAAAGAAAAAGCTGATGATAAAGTTAGATTAAGGTAACCAAATCATGTAGTTTTAACTAGTCCAAGTATTGATTTCAGATATTATGTCTAGGTTTATAACATAATGCATCACTGCAGGTGGCTGCAAATTGTGTTGCAATGGTTCCATCAGGACAGATATTTGATAGGTAAACTGCTTTGCGAGTGCTTGCGCCACAATGTGTTCACCGATCCAAAGCATACAACTTAAATAAATAACTGATGGAATGGTTTACTTGATGTTTCCTTTTACTTACAGTTCATTGGAGAAAGGTCAACTTTATATCTTCCGCATAGGATCTGGTCAGGTAATGTCAGACTATAGGTTCTGTTCATTTGTCATGAATAAGAGGGTTTTGGGTCCTAACTGATCCTATTTCTAAATAAATTACATTTTCTAGTGGACCTCTAGTTGGTCAATTGAGGTACTGCGACATCATGAACGCAAGTAAAATACTTCAGTTCGAGTTTCTTTAAATTTGGTTCTGAGCCTATATGTTTTAAGAAAATGTGGGGTTGATTAGTATTACATCTCGGTGTACTACTACTACTAATGCTACTGACTAAAACAGGTGATCAAGGGTTTGGATGAAGGTATATTGAGCATGAAAGTTGGGGGAAAGCGCCGACTATATATTCCCGGATCTGTAAGTTATTTACCTTAAAATAAAGTATTTTGAACTCTTTGTACAGTATTTTGTGATACAATGATTGGCAGACTGTCTCCTGCATCCTTGTGAAACTAGAGTACTTTAGGAAGCAGTTAACTTGCGAGTGAGCTCACCTGACCCCATGCTTATGCCTCCCTCAGCTCCTATATACAAGCCTGTTAATCCCAAATCTGAAAAAAATGTCTTGATCAACATTTATTTACATTGATATTGTAGAGGAATTATAGAATGCTTTAGTAATTATAGCATCTAATGTAAGATTCTATGAAACATTAAATTTTAATTGTAATTCATGAAGATGCCTTTGGAATAGGTGATGCTTATTTTAGTCCTAAATTCATTAGTTACATTCCAATTATAGAGCACAGTCTTCCTTCCCGATACAGAAGTTAAAGATGAGCATAAAACTAGGGAAATGTTTTTGCTTCAATATATTCTCCAACCACATTTCTGATACTCGGATATTTGATAAAGTTCTTTTTTAATTTTATAGTTGGCATTTCCTAAAGGTCTGACTTCTGCTCCGGGAAGGCCAAGAGTGGCTCCTAATAGCCCAGTCATTTTCGATGTAAGCTTGGAGTACATTCCAGGTCTTGAAATTGATGATGAGTGACCATCTTTGTTAATATGTTTTCCCGCCAATTCCCTGTATACAATCACGAGAGCTCAGATAGATACGTATATGGTGTATGTGATTGCTATATCAACAACACTTGGCTATTCATTTTTACATAATCattgaaaaaaataatatatcttcCAGGTTTTATATTTGTCATTTTACATCAGCGATTGCCGTTTGTTTCTTTTCCTGTATATGCATTATCGCCGTTTGTTTCTTTTCCCGTATACATTATTATTATCCAATATTCTATCAGAGAGATTGACATTTTGTTTCCCTCTTTATTGGCAATTGATAGTATTAAAAAACAGTATAGATATTTATCCAtattctaatttcaatttttttgcATCAAACAAATGCAGGGAACCCGAAAACTGGAAAATCATTTCTATTTCGTGTCTGCGCAGATCATTTAAAAACTTACTGTCAAGTGTGATTCAAATAAGCATACGTGCTTATTACAAAACTAGGTAAAAATACCGCGCTTCGCGCGGTTCGAGAAAATTATTAACACAAAtgttttttattaaattaaaataatcatcTTTAAGTATTCGATTTGATGCTTAATAAAACTATTTCACATGTTATATTGAATGCAGATTTGTATTTGTATTGTAGCAAACTTTTATATTGTATGCTTCGTAGCAAGCCTTTCAATAGTCAAATAAAACTATCTCATATTATATTGCTAAGTGCTAACCAACATGTTAATAGACTTGATTTACAAAATGACATCATGTTATTTTAGTAGATATTTACATTACATCAACCCTTTTTCCCTGCAATAAAAAGACTATTACATTTTACTATGAAAGTTAAGCATAATGTTGCATTCACTGCAATCAGTATATGGAAGTctaaaatttaacaaaaaaaagaGATCAATTATGTCTTGAATAGCTTTATTCTTATCTAAATTTATTGCCTTTGTACAAGTTTGTAATTCCTACTCTTGCTCCATTAAATGTATTttcaattaaaaaaaattgtatgCTCCAAAAATTAGTGATATTATT
This genomic interval from Apium graveolens cultivar Ventura chromosome 8, ASM990537v1, whole genome shotgun sequence contains the following:
- the LOC141677782 gene encoding peptidyl-prolyl cis-trans isomerase FKBP16-3, chloroplastic isoform X1 → MASISLHLLPLGSMCSKQFSACHQIARGKLQCMNMRCLSSELERKPSQETDVEYEVSVVTRRSMIGLALGVSSNLLYSSNAKSAGLPPEDKPMLCDEECQKELENAPMITTESGLQYKDIKVGAGPSPPVGFQVAANCVAMVPSGQIFDSSLEKGQLYIFRIGSGQVIKGLDEGILSMKVGGKRRLYIPGSLAFPKGLTSAPGRPRVAPNSPVIFDVSLEYIPGLEIDDE
- the LOC141677782 gene encoding peptidyl-prolyl cis-trans isomerase FKBP16-3, chloroplastic isoform X2; this translates as MASISLHLLPLGSMCSKQFSACHQIARGKLQCMNMRCLSSELERKPSQETDVEYEVSVVTRRSMIGLALGVSSNLLYSSNAKSAGLPPEDKPMLCDEECQKELENAPMITTESGLQYKDIKVGAGPSPPVGFQVAANCVAMVPSGQIFDSSLEKGQLYIFRIGSGQVIKGLDEGILSMKVGGKRRLYIPGSGTRKLENHFYFVSAQII
- the LOC141677782 gene encoding peptidyl-prolyl cis-trans isomerase FKBP16-3, chloroplastic isoform X3; protein product: MASISLHLLPLGSMCSKQFSACHQIARGKLQCMNMRCLSSELERKPSQETDVEYEVSVVTRRSMIGLALGVSSNLLYSSNAKSAGLPPEDKPMLCDEECQKELENVAANCVAMVPSGQIFDSSLEKGQLYIFRIGSGQVIKGLDEGILSMKVGGKRRLYIPGSLAFPKGLTSAPGRPRVAPNSPVIFDVSLEYIPGLEIDDE